One Epidermidibacterium keratini DNA segment encodes these proteins:
- a CDS encoding AMP-binding protein → MSSDRAAAPALIAADGSQTLTHGNIAALAEEFTRATDGRRLVFHFGAQTMRSISLFRAAVDAGAAVALLDAGLGSEFATELIERYQPDVLVGAPEGLRGAAYQRVLEDVWLRDGEPADVHPDLSILLSTSGSTGSPKFVRLSRENVAANTEQIIASLGITADDRAITALPLFYSYGMSVINTHLAAGGAVVVTSDSVFDPGFWQAFADHRVSFLNGVPSSFAMLRRLRIENMDLPALRAITQAGGKLNDKLIEHFAGVMGERGGDFFVMYGQTEAAPRITCRSVNGTEDRAGSVGPALRGGVLEIIDLDGAVLPAGESGEVRYRGPNVMMGYAETAADLALGDVHGDALQTGDLGHLDDDGFLYITGRSKRIAKVSGLRISLDEVEQLVADRGPVAAVPRGDDAVVVYCEWDDDDFRGLSRELTTRLKLPPKSIVLEHIEAIPVLNNGKTDYQSLQQRS, encoded by the coding sequence GTGAGCTCAGACCGCGCCGCAGCGCCCGCACTGATCGCGGCCGACGGCTCGCAGACGCTGACGCACGGCAACATCGCAGCGCTAGCTGAAGAGTTCACGCGGGCGACTGATGGCCGGCGGTTGGTCTTTCACTTCGGGGCGCAGACGATGCGCTCCATCTCGCTTTTTCGGGCGGCGGTGGACGCCGGAGCCGCTGTCGCGCTACTCGATGCCGGTCTCGGCAGCGAGTTTGCCACCGAGCTGATCGAGCGCTACCAGCCCGACGTGCTCGTCGGCGCGCCTGAGGGCCTGCGCGGTGCGGCGTACCAGCGCGTGCTCGAAGACGTGTGGCTGCGCGACGGCGAGCCCGCCGACGTACACCCCGACCTGTCGATCCTGCTGTCGACCTCCGGCAGCACCGGCAGCCCGAAGTTCGTGCGGCTGTCGCGTGAGAACGTTGCGGCCAACACCGAGCAGATCATCGCCTCGCTCGGCATCACCGCCGACGACCGCGCGATCACCGCGCTGCCGCTCTTCTACAGCTACGGCATGTCGGTGATCAACACCCATCTCGCGGCCGGCGGTGCTGTCGTGGTCACCAGCGACAGCGTCTTCGACCCGGGCTTCTGGCAAGCGTTTGCCGACCACCGCGTCAGCTTCCTGAACGGCGTGCCGTCGAGCTTTGCGATGCTGCGCCGCCTGCGGATCGAAAACATGGACCTGCCTGCGCTGCGCGCCATCACCCAGGCCGGCGGCAAGCTCAACGACAAGCTCATCGAGCACTTCGCCGGGGTCATGGGCGAGCGTGGCGGCGACTTCTTCGTGATGTACGGCCAGACCGAGGCGGCGCCGCGAATCACCTGCCGCAGCGTCAACGGCACCGAAGACCGGGCTGGCTCGGTCGGACCGGCCCTGCGCGGCGGCGTACTCGAGATCATCGACCTCGATGGCGCAGTGCTGCCGGCCGGTGAGTCTGGCGAGGTGCGCTACCGCGGACCCAACGTGATGATGGGGTACGCCGAGACCGCGGCCGACCTCGCGCTCGGTGACGTGCACGGAGACGCCTTGCAGACTGGCGATCTTGGCCATCTCGACGACGACGGGTTCCTTTACATCACCGGACGCAGCAAGCGGATCGCGAAGGTGTCCGGCCTGCGGATCTCCCTCGACGAGGTCGAGCAGCTGGTCGCCGACCGCGGCCCCGTGGCCGCGGTTCCGCGAGGCGACGACGCGGTCGTCGTCTACTGCGAGTGGGATGACGACGACTTCCGCGGCCTGTCACGCGAGCTGACGACCAGGCTGAAGCTGCCGCCGAAGTCGATCGTGCTGGAACATATCGAGGCCATCCCCGTGTTGAACAATGGGAAGACCGACTATCAATCGCTACAGCAGCGATCTTAG
- a CDS encoding LuxE/PaaK family acyltransferase yields the protein MSLEQFFERPQFSIPQDEKERLLTETLGELAAHHRERSEPYARISGALDAPTGTPSSLADFPYLPVSIFKSHELRSVPEDEVFKVMTSSGTTGQQVSRIFLDRRTADLQSRALSTIMTSVLGPKRLPMIVIDTPNVVRNRAMFSARGAGVLGMIQYGRKHFYALDDDMNLDVEGLQEFLSAYGDRPILLFGFTFMAWKYFLAAIRDQGLDVDLSNGVLIHSGGWKKLQDEAVGNEEFKSTFRELTGLGRIHNFYGMVEQVGSVFLEGEDGYLYPPNFADVIIRNPITWEVAKDGEQGLIEVLSVLPHSYPGHVLLTEDLGIVHGVSDGTGPGGWHGKRLQVIGRVPKAELRGCSDTHAFDKQPAGVGS from the coding sequence ATGTCGCTAGAGCAATTCTTCGAGCGCCCGCAGTTCAGCATCCCGCAGGATGAGAAGGAACGGCTGCTGACCGAGACGCTCGGTGAGCTTGCGGCCCACCACCGCGAGCGCAGCGAGCCCTACGCCCGGATCTCCGGCGCGCTCGATGCCCCGACCGGTACGCCGTCGTCACTGGCCGACTTTCCTTATCTGCCAGTGTCGATCTTCAAGTCCCACGAGCTGCGCAGCGTGCCCGAGGACGAGGTCTTCAAGGTGATGACCTCCAGCGGCACCACCGGCCAGCAGGTCAGCCGCATCTTCCTGGACCGGCGTACCGCCGACCTGCAAAGCCGCGCGCTGAGCACCATCATGACCAGCGTGCTCGGCCCGAAGCGGCTGCCGATGATCGTGATCGACACGCCCAACGTCGTGCGCAACCGCGCGATGTTTTCCGCGCGCGGCGCCGGCGTACTCGGCATGATCCAGTACGGCCGCAAGCACTTCTATGCCCTCGATGACGACATGAACCTCGACGTCGAGGGGCTGCAGGAGTTCCTCTCCGCGTACGGCGACCGGCCGATCCTGCTCTTTGGATTCACCTTCATGGCGTGGAAGTACTTCCTCGCCGCGATCCGCGACCAGGGGCTGGACGTCGACCTCAGCAACGGCGTACTCATCCACAGCGGCGGCTGGAAGAAGCTGCAGGACGAGGCCGTGGGCAACGAAGAGTTCAAGTCGACGTTCCGCGAGCTGACCGGGCTGGGCCGCATCCACAACTTCTACGGCATGGTCGAGCAGGTCGGCAGCGTCTTCCTTGAGGGCGAGGACGGCTATCTCTATCCGCCGAACTTCGCCGATGTCATCATCCGCAACCCGATCACCTGGGAAGTCGCCAAGGACGGCGAGCAGGGGCTGATCGAGGTACTCAGCGTGCTGCCGCACAGCTATCCCGGCCATGTGCTGCTGACCGAGGACCTCGGCATCGTGCACGGCGTCAGTGATGGCACCGGTCCCGGCGGCTGGCACGGCAAGCGACTGCAGGTCATCGGCCGGGTGCCGAAGGCCGAGCTGCGCGGCTGCAGCGACACTCACGCCTTCGACAAGCAGCCCGCGGGCGTGGGTTCATGA
- a CDS encoding acyl-CoA reductase, which produces MIRQLLPEAREVDPAELVAELNSHPTARPFSDEVVDFTVALSRRLSKVGRGMPETEALAFWMRKAEVRRLADSYASLGSDSTLLRPRGTVLHVPPANVDTLFVYSWLLATLTGNRNVVRLSERATDQANLIIGAIGEVIGGFPSVRDTTAMVTYGHEETVTAALSAGSDVRIIWGGDGTVNAVRRVPLPPHATELTFPDRFSMAAVDTAAYAALGDSERDRLATHFFNDAYWFDQMGCSSPRLVVWAGEREAAAELTADFARRVEQVIASKSYSVDTATAVAKMLQSYRSMIDVDVTSYSHDVNELTVLGVKEFPDVRGEFSGGGLFYFQTVDDLLEIAPNIERRDQTLSQFGFSAAKLGELGATLNGRGIDRIVPFGAALNFNRFWDGYDLLQEFSRRVTIDASAPQLA; this is translated from the coding sequence ATGATTCGTCAGCTGTTGCCGGAGGCCCGCGAGGTCGACCCGGCCGAGCTCGTTGCTGAACTCAACTCACATCCGACGGCGCGCCCTTTCAGCGACGAGGTCGTCGACTTCACCGTCGCGCTGTCGCGTCGGTTGTCGAAGGTCGGCCGCGGGATGCCAGAGACCGAGGCGCTGGCCTTCTGGATGCGCAAGGCCGAGGTACGCCGTCTCGCTGACAGTTATGCCTCGCTCGGCTCTGACTCGACCCTGCTGCGCCCGCGCGGCACCGTCTTGCACGTGCCGCCGGCCAACGTCGACACCCTGTTTGTCTACTCGTGGCTGCTCGCGACGCTCACCGGCAACCGCAACGTCGTGCGTCTCTCCGAGCGCGCAACCGACCAGGCCAACCTGATCATCGGCGCGATCGGCGAGGTCATCGGCGGCTTCCCGAGCGTCCGCGACACCACTGCGATGGTCACTTACGGGCACGAGGAGACGGTCACCGCCGCGCTCAGCGCCGGCAGCGACGTGCGAATCATCTGGGGCGGCGACGGCACTGTCAACGCCGTACGCCGAGTGCCCCTGCCGCCGCACGCGACCGAGCTGACCTTCCCGGATCGCTTCTCGATGGCTGCCGTCGACACCGCGGCGTACGCCGCCCTCGGCGATAGCGAGCGAGACCGGCTTGCGACGCATTTCTTCAATGACGCGTACTGGTTTGACCAGATGGGCTGCTCATCGCCGCGCCTGGTCGTGTGGGCCGGCGAACGCGAGGCCGCAGCCGAACTCACCGCGGACTTCGCGCGTCGGGTCGAGCAGGTCATCGCGAGCAAGTCCTACTCGGTCGACACCGCGACGGCCGTGGCAAAGATGCTGCAGTCCTACCGCTCGATGATCGACGTCGATGTCACGTCGTACTCCCATGACGTCAACGAGCTGACCGTGCTCGGGGTCAAGGAGTTTCCCGACGTGCGCGGGGAGTTCTCCGGCGGCGGGCTGTTTTACTTCCAGACGGTCGATGACTTGCTGGAGATCGCGCCCAACATTGAGCGCCGCGACCAGACGCTGTCGCAGTTCGGCTTCTCCGCGGCCAAGCTCGGCGAGCTCGGGGCGACGCTCAACGGTCGCGGCATCGACCGCATCGTGCCATTTGGGGCAGCACTGAACTTCAACCGGTTCTGGGACGGCTACGACCTGCTGCAGGAGTTCTCCCGGCGGGTCACGATCGACGCGTCCGCGCCGCAGCTGGCGTAG